A genomic segment from Tolypothrix sp. NIES-4075 encodes:
- the rfbC gene encoding dTDP-4-dehydrorhamnose 3,5-epimerase has protein sequence MKIIETEIPDVVVIEPRVFEDERGFFCESYNERVLQEKANIVERFVQDNHSRSAKNVLRGLHYQIKQSQGKLVRVVAGEIFDVAVDLRASSKYFGQWIGVNLNAKNKQQLWIPAGFAHGFVVVSEYAEVLYKTTDYYAPQYERSLLWSDPDLAIAWPLEVEPTVSAKDRAGKLLKEAEVFA, from the coding sequence GTGAAGATTATAGAAACTGAAATTCCCGATGTAGTGGTAATTGAACCGCGAGTTTTTGAAGATGAGCGTGGCTTTTTTTGCGAAAGCTACAATGAGCGAGTTTTGCAAGAAAAGGCAAATATTGTTGAGCGCTTCGTCCAAGACAATCATTCTCGTTCAGCTAAAAATGTACTACGCGGTCTGCACTATCAAATCAAGCAATCTCAAGGCAAATTAGTCAGAGTTGTGGCGGGAGAAATTTTTGATGTAGCCGTAGATTTAAGGGCTAGTTCAAAATACTTCGGTCAATGGATCGGCGTTAATTTAAATGCGAAAAACAAACAGCAACTTTGGATACCTGCGGGATTTGCTCACGGCTTCGTAGTGGTTTCAGAATATGCAGAGGTTCTTTACAAAACTACAGACTACTACGCGCCACAGTATGAACGTAGTTTACTTTGGAGCGATCCTGATTTAGCGATCGCATGGCCCCTCGAAGTAGAACCAACTGTCTCTGCTAAAGACCGAGCAGGTAAGCTACTGAAAGAGGCGGAGGTGTTTGCATGA
- the rfbA gene encoding glucose-1-phosphate thymidylyltransferase RfbA, whose translation MKGIILAGGSGTRLYPLTQVVSKQLMPVYDKPMIYYPLSTLMLAGIREILIISTPDHLPLFQQLLQDGSQWGLKFSYVEQPRPEGLAQAFILGKDFIGNDPVCLVLGDNLFYGHGLVEVLARAAQLREGALIFGYRVAEPQHYGVVEFDTTGQVVSLEEKPSIPKSNYAVPGIYFYDSQVCEIAAQLKPSDRNELEITDLSRVYLRQKQLKVELLGRGYAWLDTGTHESLHQAASFIQTLEQRQGFKIACIEEIAYRQGYIDADQLYQLAKPLAKSGYGRYLMNIINSDTHTAQVQQLDWVSSANGFKQEFAEIKGVAL comes from the coding sequence ATGAAAGGCATTATTCTAGCAGGCGGTTCTGGTACACGGCTATACCCTCTGACCCAGGTGGTTAGCAAACAGCTAATGCCTGTGTACGATAAGCCGATGATCTACTACCCCTTGTCCACTCTCATGTTAGCTGGGATTCGTGAAATCCTGATTATCTCTACACCCGACCACCTGCCGCTGTTTCAGCAACTTTTGCAGGATGGTAGCCAGTGGGGTCTTAAGTTTAGCTATGTTGAGCAACCGCGACCTGAAGGCTTGGCACAGGCTTTCATTTTGGGTAAAGATTTTATCGGTAATGACCCCGTATGCCTAGTTTTAGGCGATAACCTCTTCTATGGACATGGTTTAGTTGAAGTGTTAGCTCGTGCGGCTCAGTTGCGTGAAGGCGCACTCATTTTCGGTTATCGGGTAGCTGAACCTCAGCACTACGGAGTAGTCGAATTTGATACCACGGGGCAAGTAGTCAGTTTGGAAGAGAAGCCCAGCATTCCCAAATCTAATTATGCCGTGCCCGGTATTTATTTCTACGATTCTCAGGTTTGTGAAATTGCGGCACAACTCAAACCCTCAGACCGCAATGAGTTAGAAATTACCGACTTAAGCCGAGTTTATCTGCGTCAAAAACAACTGAAAGTAGAGCTTTTAGGCAGAGGTTACGCTTGGTTGGACACGGGAACTCATGAATCCCTGCATCAAGCTGCTAGCTTTATTCAAACCCTAGAACAACGACAAGGTTTCAAAATAGCTTGCATCGAAGAAATTGCCTACCGCCAAGGATATATCGATGCAGATCAACTGTATCAACTTGCTAAACCATTGGCAAAAAGTGGCTATGGACGCTACTTAATGAACATCATCAATAGTGATACCCATACTGCTCAGGTTCAGCAGCTCGATTGGGTTAGTTCAGCGAATGGCTTCAAGCAGGAATTTGCAGAAATCAAGGGAGTAGCACTGTGA
- the rfbB gene encoding dTDP-glucose 4,6-dehydratase, with protein MQTFLVTGGVGFIGSNFILKARKEKWANIINLDKLTYASNPDTLAQLQDDPGYHFVRGDIGDIELLRNLLEQHQPDAIINFAAESHVDRSILSPQDFIQTNVVGTFQLLEASKAYWEKLSLQKREQFRFLHVSTDEVYGSLSPTDPAFREDTPYAPNSPYAASKAGSDHLVRAYYHTYGLPTLTTNCSNNYGPRQFPEKLIPLIILNALNGKPLPIYGDGQNVRDWLYVEDHCDAIYLVLQQSRLGETYNIGGNNEQTNLTVVEKICAILDELAPKSNFRYSSLITYVKDRPGHDRRYAIDCSKISRDLNWQPKENFDSGLLKTIQWYLENSTWIEQVQSGTYQTWIEQNYKDRKLARSH; from the coding sequence ATGCAAACATTCTTAGTAACAGGTGGCGTTGGTTTTATCGGCTCAAACTTCATCCTCAAGGCGAGAAAAGAAAAGTGGGCTAACATTATCAATCTAGATAAGCTTACCTACGCCAGCAATCCGGATACTTTAGCTCAATTACAGGACGATCCTGGATATCATTTTGTCAGGGGAGACATTGGTGATATTGAACTATTGCGAAATCTTCTAGAGCAGCACCAACCAGACGCAATTATCAACTTCGCTGCCGAAAGCCATGTCGATCGCTCAATTCTCAGTCCCCAAGATTTTATTCAAACAAACGTAGTCGGAACCTTCCAACTACTAGAAGCTAGCAAAGCTTACTGGGAAAAATTATCTTTGCAAAAGCGCGAGCAATTCCGTTTCTTGCACGTATCAACAGATGAAGTCTACGGCTCACTAAGTCCAACCGATCCAGCTTTTCGGGAAGATACCCCTTATGCTCCTAACAGTCCTTATGCTGCCTCCAAAGCCGGATCTGACCACTTGGTACGAGCTTACTATCACACCTATGGTCTCCCCACTTTAACAACCAACTGCTCCAACAACTACGGTCCGCGCCAGTTTCCCGAAAAACTGATTCCCCTGATAATTCTCAATGCTTTAAATGGTAAGCCTTTACCAATATATGGGGATGGACAAAATGTCCGAGACTGGTTGTATGTTGAAGACCACTGCGACGCTATATACCTGGTTTTGCAACAAAGCCGGCTCGGAGAGACTTACAATATTGGTGGCAACAACGAGCAAACAAACTTAACAGTCGTTGAAAAAATTTGTGCAATCCTCGATGAATTAGCTCCTAAATCCAACTTCCGCTACTCCTCGTTGATTACTTATGTCAAAGACCGCCCCGGTCACGATCGCCGATATGCAATTGATTGCAGTAAAATCAGCAGAGATTTAAACTGGCAACCAAAAGAGAACTTTGATAGTGGTTTGTTGAAGACAATTCAGTGGTATCTAGAAAATTCCACTTGGATCGAACAAGTTCAATCAGGCACTTATCAAACTTGGATTGAACAAAACTACAAAGACAGAAAATTAGCGCGATCGCACTAA